In the Vitis vinifera cultivar Pinot Noir 40024 chromosome 2, ASM3070453v1 genome, one interval contains:
- the LOC109121674 gene encoding hydroquinone glucosyltransferase — translation MEHPTPHIAIVPNPGMGHLIPLIEFARRLVLHHNFSVTFLIPTDGSPVTPQKSVLKALPTSINYVFLPPVAFDDLPEDVRIETRISLSMTRSVPALRDSLRTLTESTRLVALVVDLFGTDAFDVANEFGIPPYIFFPTTAMVLSLIFHVPELDQKFSCEYRDLPEPVKFPGCVPVQGRDLIDPLQDRKNEAYKWVVHHAKRYKTGPGIIVNSFMDLEPGAFKALKEIEPDYPPVYPVGPLTRSGSTNGDDGSECLTWLDHQPSGSVLFVSFGSGGTLSQEQITELALGLEMSGQRFLWVVKSPHETAANASFFSAQTIKDPFDFLPKGFLDRTQGLGLVVSSWAPQVQVLSHGSTGGFLTHCGWNSTLETIVQGVPIIAWPLFAEQRMNATLLANDLKAAVTLNNNNGLVSREEIAKTVKSLIEGEKGKMIRNKIKDLKDAATMALSQDGSSTRSLAEVAQIWKNIKV, via the coding sequence ATGGAACACCCAACACCTCACATTGCCATTGTCCCCAACCCAGGCATGGGTCATCTCATCCCGCTCATTGAGTTCGCCCGCCGACTCGTTCTCCACCACAACTTCTCCGTCACATTCCTCATTCCCACTGATGGCTCTCCCGTTACCCCGCAGAAATCCGTTCTCAAAGCCTTACCCACATCCATAAACTATGTTTTCCTTCCTCCTGTTGCCTTCGATGACCTTCCCGAGGACGTACGCATCGAGACTCGGATCTCGCTCAGCATGACTCGGTCGGTTCCCGCCCTGCGGGACTCGCTCCGGACACTGACCGAGTCGACTCGGCTCGTGGCTCTGGTGGTTGACCTCTTTGGCACCGACGCTTTTGATGTTGCCAATGAATTCGGTATTCCTCCGTACATCTTCTTCCCTACGACCGCCATGGTGTTGTCGTTGATATTCCACGTGCCGGAGCTTGACCAGAAATTCTCTTGCGAGTATCGGGACCTACCCGAACCGGTCAAATTTCCCGGCTGTGTGCCGGTTCAGGGGAGAGACCTAATCGACCCGCTTCAAGACAGAAAAAACGAGGCCTACAAATGGGTTGTCCACCACGCCAAAAGGTACAAAACGGGCCCTGGAATCATAGTGAACAGCTTCATGGACCTTGAACCGGGAGCTTTCAAAGCTCTTAAAGAAATCGAACCGGACTACCCTCCGGTTTACCCCGTCGGACCACTAACCCGGTCCGGTTCAACAAACGGGGACGACGGATCCGAGTGTTTGACATGGCTGGATCATCAACCAAGTGGGTCAGTCCTATTTGTGTCGTTCGGCAGCGGGGGTACCCTATCCCAGGAGCAGATAACTGAACTCGCTTTGGGATTAGAGATGAGTGGACAAAGATTCCTCTGGGTTGTGAAAAGCCCACATGAAACAGCAGCAAATGCCTCATTTTTCAGTGCCCAAACCATTAAAGACCCTTTTGATTTTCTGCCAAAGGGCTTTTTAGATAGGACCCAAGGGCTGGGTCTTGTGGTCTCATCTTGGGCACCCCAGGTCCAAGTCCTGAGCCATGGCTCCACCGGTGGGTTCCTAACCCACTGTGGTTGGAACTCAACATTAGAGACCATAGTCCAGGGTGTCCCCATAATCGCATGGCCCCTCTTCGCCGAGCAGAGAATGAACGCGACACTGCTCGCCAACGATCTAAAGGCCGCAGTCACGTTGAACAATAATAATGGTCTGGTGAGCCGCGAAGAAATTGCCAAAACTGTGAAGAGCTTAATCgaaggagaaaaaggaaaaatgatacGAAACAAGATCAAAGACCTCAAGGACGCTGCGACAATGGCTCTGAGCCAAGATGGATCGTCTACTAGGTCACTTGCAGAGGTGGCTCAGATATGGAAGAATATcaaggtttga